A region of the Bacteroidales bacterium genome:
ATCAATCAAGTATTAAAAATTCACTATAAGCTATGGGAAAATTCTCGAAATGGATAGGTGGCGGACTTGGCTGGGTTTTAGGCGGTCCCTTAGGAGCTATTGCAGGATTTATTATAGGTTCTGTAATAGATTCACGAAGCGAGGTTTATAAAAGTCAAGCCAAAACGACAAAAACAACTCCCGGTGGCTTTATTGTTTCCTTGTTGGTTTTAACATCAGCAGTAATGAAAGCTGATGGCAAAGCTACTAAAGGGGAACTTAATTATGTTAAAAGGTTCTTTGTAAAAGCCTTTGGAGCCGAGGAAGCACAAGAGGCTATTTTAATGTTGCGTGATCTGTTGAAACAAAATATCCCGGTAGATGATGTTTGCAGACAGATCAGAGCAAATATGGATAAATATTCAAGGTTGCAACTTTTTAATTATCTGTTTGGTGTATCTCAAGCTGACGGAGCTATTACGCAAGCAGAGTTAGAGTTCTTAAAACATATTGCGCAATTATTAGGGCTGTCAAATGAGGAGTTTAAGTCAGCGAAATCAACATTTATTCCAGATAACAACTGGGCTTATGAAATGCTGGAAATAACGCCATCAGCAAGTGAAGAAGAGATTAAAAAAGCATATAGGAAAATGGCTGTAAAATATCATCCCGATAAGGTTGAATATTTGGGTAATGATTTTAAAAAGGCGGCAAATGAAAAGTTCGTTAAAATAAATCAGGCATACGATATTATAAAAAAAGAGAGAAATATTGCATAGACCCTGTTAATTAACGATTATCCAAACTATATTTAGTGGGCTG
Encoded here:
- a CDS encoding DnaJ domain-containing protein; protein product: MGKFSKWIGGGLGWVLGGPLGAIAGFIIGSVIDSRSEVYKSQAKTTKTTPGGFIVSLLVLTSAVMKADGKATKGELNYVKRFFVKAFGAEEAQEAILMLRDLLKQNIPVDDVCRQIRANMDKYSRLQLFNYLFGVSQADGAITQAELEFLKHIAQLLGLSNEEFKSAKSTFIPDNNWAYEMLEITPSASEEEIKKAYRKMAVKYHPDKVEYLGNDFKKAANEKFVKINQAYDIIKKERNIA